From Pseudomonas fluorescens, one genomic window encodes:
- a CDS encoding MurR/RpiR family transcriptional regulator: MRNLLEQIQNRLEDLNKAERKVAEVILLNPQQATRFSIAALAQAASVSEPTVNRFCRSFGVSGYPELKLQLAQSLASGAAYVSRAVEADDNPQAYTQKIFGSAIASLDSACQALDPNLISRAVDLLIQARQIHFFGLGASAPVALDAQHKFFRFNLAVTAHADVLMQRMIASVAHTGELFVIISYTGRTRELVEVARIARENGASVLGLTAENSPLAKASTLSLNIPLPEDTDIYMPMTSRIIQLTVLDVLATGMTLRRGVDFQPHLRKIKESLNASRYPVGDEFN, translated from the coding sequence GTGCGAAATTTACTGGAACAGATCCAGAATCGCCTTGAGGACCTGAACAAGGCCGAACGCAAGGTCGCCGAAGTGATCCTGCTCAACCCACAGCAGGCCACCCGCTTCAGTATCGCCGCCCTCGCCCAGGCCGCATCGGTCAGCGAACCGACGGTCAACCGTTTCTGCCGCTCGTTCGGTGTCAGCGGCTACCCGGAACTCAAACTGCAACTGGCCCAGAGTCTGGCCAGCGGTGCCGCCTACGTCAGTCGCGCGGTGGAGGCCGATGACAATCCGCAGGCCTACACCCAGAAAATCTTTGGCAGCGCCATTGCATCCCTGGACAGCGCCTGCCAGGCCCTGGACCCGAACCTGATCAGCCGTGCCGTGGACTTGTTGATCCAGGCCCGGCAGATCCACTTCTTCGGCCTCGGCGCCTCAGCCCCGGTGGCTTTGGATGCCCAGCACAAGTTCTTCCGTTTCAACTTGGCCGTCACGGCCCATGCCGACGTGCTGATGCAACGAATGATTGCCTCGGTGGCCCATACCGGGGAGTTGTTCGTGATCATTTCCTACACCGGCCGTACTCGCGAACTGGTGGAAGTGGCGCGGATCGCCCGGGAGAACGGCGCCTCGGTGCTCGGCCTGACCGCCGAGAACTCGCCACTGGCCAAGGCCAGTACCCTGAGCCTGAACATCCCGCTGCCGGAAGACACCGACATCTACATGCCGATGACCTCGCGGATCATTCAGTTGACCGTGCTCGACGTGCTCGCCACCGGCATGACCTTGCGTCGCGGTGTCGACTTCCAGCCGCACCTGCGCAAGATCAAGGAAAGCCTGAATGCCAGCCGGTATCCGGTGGGGGATGAGTTCAATTAA
- a CDS encoding ABC transporter substrate-binding protein, which produces MNAISRLATVISLASLFPLNALAADPKGSVEVVHWWTSGGEKAAVDVLKAQVEKDGFTWKDGAVAGGGGATAMTVLKSRAVAGNPPGVAQIKGPDIQEWGSTGLLSTDALKDVAKAENWDGLLSKKVSDTVKFEGDYVAVPVNIHRVNWLWINPEVFKKAGIDKAPTTLEEFYAAADKLKAAGFIPLAHGGQPWQDSTVFEDVVLSVMGADGYKKALVDLDQKTLSGPEMVKSFTELKKLTGYMDPNRAGRDWNIAAADVINGKAGMQMMGDWAKSEWTAAHKVAGKDYQCVPFPGTEKAFTYNIDSLAVFKLKADRKGDIAAQQDLAKVALGKDFQKVFSMNKGSIPVRTDMLNEMDALGFDACAQASAKDFLADDKSGGLQPSMAHNMATSLAVQGAIFDVVTNFMNDKDADPAKASAQLASAVKAAQ; this is translated from the coding sequence ATGAATGCGATTTCTCGCCTCGCCACTGTCATTTCTCTCGCCTCACTGTTCCCCCTCAACGCCCTGGCCGCTGACCCGAAAGGTTCCGTGGAAGTCGTGCATTGGTGGACCTCCGGCGGTGAAAAAGCAGCGGTGGATGTGCTCAAGGCACAGGTCGAAAAAGACGGCTTTACCTGGAAGGACGGCGCTGTTGCCGGTGGTGGCGGTGCAACGGCCATGACCGTGCTCAAGAGCCGTGCGGTAGCCGGTAACCCACCTGGCGTGGCGCAGATCAAAGGCCCGGACATTCAGGAATGGGGTAGCACTGGCCTGCTCAGCACCGACGCCCTGAAAGACGTGGCCAAGGCGGAAAACTGGGATGGCCTGCTGTCGAAAAAGGTCTCCGACACCGTCAAGTTCGAAGGTGACTATGTCGCCGTGCCGGTGAACATTCACCGGGTCAACTGGCTGTGGATCAACCCCGAAGTATTCAAGAAGGCCGGGATCGACAAGGCCCCGACTACCCTCGAAGAATTTTACGCCGCCGCCGACAAGCTCAAGGCCGCCGGCTTTATCCCCCTGGCCCACGGTGGCCAGCCATGGCAGGACAGCACCGTGTTTGAAGACGTGGTGCTGTCGGTGATGGGCGCCGACGGCTACAAGAAAGCCCTGGTCGACCTCGATCAGAAAACCCTCTCCGGCCCGGAGATGGTCAAGTCGTTCACCGAGCTGAAAAAACTCACCGGCTACATGGACCCCAATCGTGCCGGGCGTGACTGGAACATCGCCGCCGCTGACGTGATCAACGGCAAGGCCGGCATGCAGATGATGGGTGACTGGGCGAAGAGTGAGTGGACCGCCGCGCACAAAGTCGCTGGCAAGGACTACCAGTGCGTGCCATTCCCCGGCACTGAAAAAGCCTTCACCTACAACATCGATTCGCTGGCGGTGTTCAAGTTGAAAGCGGATCGCAAAGGCGATATCGCCGCCCAGCAGGACCTGGCCAAGGTCGCCCTGGGCAAGGACTTCCAGAAAGTCTTCAGCATGAACAAGGGTTCGATCCCGGTGCGCACCGACATGCTCAACGAGATGGATGCACTGGGCTTCGACGCTTGCGCCCAGGCCTCGGCCAAGGACTTCCTGGCCGATGACAAGTCCGGCGGCCTGCAGCCAAGCATGGCGCACAACATGGCCACTTCGCTGGCCGTGCAGGGCGCGATCTTTGACGTCGTGACCAACTTCATGAACGACAAGGATGCCGACCCGGCCAAGGCCAGCGCGCAACTGGCGTCGGCGGTCAAAGCGGCCCAGTAA
- a CDS encoding carbohydrate ABC transporter permease has translation MSSVAVLSKASPFDALQRWLPKLVLAPSMLIVLVGFYGYIIWTFVLSFTNSSFMPSYKWVGLQQYMRLMDNDRWWVASKNLALFGGMFIGISLLLGVFLAVLLDQRIRKEGFIRTIYLYPMALSMIVTGTAWKWLLNPGLGLDKMLRDWGWEGFRLDWLVDQDRVVYCLVIAAVWQASGFVMAMFLAGLRGVDQSIIRAAQVDGASLPTIYLKIVLPSLRPVFFSAFMILAHIAIKSFDLVAAMTAGGPGYSSDLPAMFMYSFTFSRGQMGIGSASAMMMLGAILAILVPYLYSELRGKRHE, from the coding sequence ATGAGCTCTGTGGCGGTTCTCAGCAAAGCCTCACCGTTCGACGCACTGCAACGCTGGCTGCCGAAACTGGTTTTGGCGCCGAGCATGCTGATCGTTCTGGTTGGCTTCTACGGTTACATCATCTGGACATTCGTCCTGTCCTTCACCAACTCCAGCTTCATGCCGAGCTACAAGTGGGTCGGCCTGCAGCAATACATGCGCCTGATGGACAACGATCGCTGGTGGGTCGCGAGCAAGAACCTCGCGCTCTTTGGCGGCATGTTCATCGGCATCAGCCTGCTGCTCGGCGTATTCCTCGCGGTGCTGCTGGACCAGCGCATTCGCAAGGAAGGCTTCATCCGCACCATCTATCTGTACCCGATGGCGCTGTCGATGATCGTCACCGGTACCGCCTGGAAATGGCTGCTCAATCCCGGCCTGGGCCTGGACAAGATGCTGCGCGACTGGGGCTGGGAAGGCTTTCGCCTGGATTGGCTGGTGGATCAGGATCGCGTGGTCTATTGCCTGGTGATCGCCGCCGTGTGGCAAGCCTCGGGGTTTGTCATGGCGATGTTCCTGGCCGGCCTGCGTGGCGTCGATCAATCGATCATCCGTGCTGCCCAGGTCGACGGTGCGAGCCTGCCGACCATCTACCTGAAGATCGTCCTGCCGAGCCTGCGCCCGGTGTTCTTCAGCGCCTTCATGATCCTCGCGCACATCGCGATCAAGAGCTTCGACCTGGTGGCGGCGATGACCGCCGGTGGCCCAGGCTACTCCTCCGACCTGCCGGCGATGTTCATGTATTCGTTCACCTTCAGCCGTGGCCAGATGGGCATCGGTTCGGCCAGCGCAATGATGATGCTCGGCGCGATCCTGGCGATTCTGGTGCCGTACCTGTACTCCGAATTGCGGGGCAAGCGTCATGAGTAA
- the zwf gene encoding glucose-6-phosphate dehydrogenase, producing MPSITVEPCTFSLFGALGDLALRKLFPALYQLDGADLLHEDTRIIALAREPGSAEDHLAFIARELRRFVEPKDIDEGVVERFLARLTYLHVDFLKADDYLALAELAGTTQRMIAYFATPAAVYGAICENLAQVGLAENTRVVLEKPIGSDLESSRKVNDAVARFFPENRTYRIDHYLGKETVQNLIALRFANSLFETQWNQNYISHVEITVAEKVGIEGRWGYFDKAGQLRDMIQNHLLQLLCLIAMDPPADLSADSIRDEKVKVLKALAPISPEGLTTQVVRGQYIAGYSAGKPVPGYLEEENSNTQSDTETFVALRADIRNWRWAGVPFYLRTGKRMPDKLSQIVIHFKEPSHYIFAPEQRLQISNKLIIRLQPDEGISLRVMTKEQGLDKGMQLRSGPLQLNFSDTYRSARIPDAYERLLLEVMHGNQNLFVRKDEIEAAWKWCDQLIAGWKKSGDAPKPYAAGSWGPMSSIALITRDGRSWYGDI from the coding sequence ATGCCCTCGATTACGGTTGAACCGTGCACTTTTTCCCTGTTCGGCGCCCTTGGCGATCTGGCGTTGCGCAAGCTGTTTCCTGCCTTGTACCAACTGGATGGCGCCGATCTGCTGCATGAAGACACGCGTATTATCGCACTGGCCCGTGAGCCGGGCAGCGCCGAGGATCATCTGGCGTTCATCGCCCGTGAACTGCGGCGCTTTGTCGAACCCAAGGATATCGATGAGGGGGTGGTCGAGCGGTTTCTGGCGCGCCTGACGTACCTGCACGTCGACTTCCTCAAGGCTGACGATTACCTGGCCCTGGCTGAACTGGCCGGGACCACGCAGCGCATGATTGCCTACTTCGCCACACCGGCAGCGGTGTACGGCGCGATCTGCGAGAACCTCGCGCAGGTTGGCCTGGCCGAGAACACTCGGGTGGTGCTGGAAAAGCCCATTGGTTCGGACCTGGAATCCTCGCGCAAGGTCAACGACGCCGTGGCGCGTTTCTTCCCGGAGAACCGCACCTATCGCATCGACCACTACCTGGGCAAGGAGACGGTGCAGAACCTGATCGCCCTGCGTTTCGCCAACAGCCTGTTCGAGACCCAGTGGAACCAGAATTACATTTCCCATGTGGAAATTACTGTCGCCGAAAAAGTCGGGATCGAAGGGCGCTGGGGCTATTTCGACAAGGCCGGGCAGCTTCGCGACATGATCCAGAACCACCTGTTGCAGCTGCTCTGCCTGATCGCCATGGACCCGCCTGCGGACCTCTCGGCTGACAGCATCCGCGACGAAAAGGTCAAGGTGCTCAAGGCCCTGGCGCCGATCAGTCCGGAAGGCCTGACCACCCAAGTGGTACGCGGCCAGTACATCGCCGGCTACAGCGCTGGCAAGCCGGTCCCGGGTTATCTGGAAGAAGAAAACTCCAACACCCAGAGTGACACCGAAACTTTCGTCGCCCTGCGCGCCGACATCCGCAACTGGCGCTGGGCTGGCGTGCCGTTTTACCTGCGTACCGGCAAACGCATGCCGGACAAGCTGTCGCAGATCGTCATCCATTTCAAGGAACCGTCGCACTACATCTTTGCCCCCGAGCAGCGCTTGCAGATCAGCAACAAACTGATCATCCGCCTGCAGCCGGACGAAGGTATTTCCTTGCGCGTGATGACCAAGGAGCAGGGCCTGGACAAGGGCATGCAACTGCGCAGCGGACCGCTGCAACTGAATTTCTCCGACACCTATCGCAGCGCACGGATTCCCGATGCCTATGAGCGGCTGTTGCTGGAAGTGATGCACGGCAATCAGAACCTGTTTGTCCGTAAAGATGAAATCGAAGCCGCGTGGAAGTGGTGCGACCAGTTGATCGCCGGCTGGAAAAAATCCGGTGATGCGCCCAAGCCGTACGCAGCCGGGTCCTGGGGGCCGATGAGCTCCATTGCACTGATCACGCGGGATGGGAGGTCGTGGTATGGCGATATCTGA
- a CDS encoding ABC transporter ATP-binding protein: MATLELRNVNKTYGAGLPDTLKNIELKIDDGEFLILVGPSGCGKSTLMNCIAGLENISGGAILVDDADISGMSPKDRDIAMVFQSYALYPTMSVRENIAFGLKIRKMPAAEIDAEVARVSKLLQIEHLLSRKPGQLSGGQQQRVAMGRALARRPKIYLFDEPLSNLDAKLRVEMRTEMKLMHQRLKTTTVYVTHDQIEAMTLGDKVAVMKDGIIQQFGTPKQIYNDPANLFVASFIGSPPMNFIPLRLQRKDGRLLALLDSGQARCELPLGMQDAGLEDREVILGMRPEQIVLASAEANGLPSIRAEVQVTEPTGPDTLVFVNLNDTKVCCRLAPDVAPQVGETLTLQFDPAKVLLFDAKTGERLGVAGVSQTETRAANVTQFKGR, encoded by the coding sequence ATGGCAACTCTCGAATTACGTAACGTCAACAAAACCTACGGCGCCGGCTTGCCGGACACCCTGAAAAACATCGAGCTGAAGATCGACGACGGTGAGTTCCTGATCCTGGTCGGCCCGTCCGGGTGCGGCAAATCGACCCTGATGAACTGCATCGCCGGTCTCGAGAACATCAGTGGCGGGGCGATCCTGGTGGACGACGCCGACATCAGCGGCATGAGCCCCAAGGATCGTGACATCGCCATGGTGTTCCAGTCCTATGCGCTGTACCCGACCATGAGCGTGCGCGAGAACATTGCCTTCGGCTTGAAGATCCGCAAGATGCCCGCCGCCGAGATCGATGCGGAAGTGGCGCGGGTGTCCAAGCTGCTGCAGATCGAACACCTGCTCAGCCGCAAGCCGGGCCAGTTGTCCGGTGGCCAACAGCAACGCGTGGCGATGGGCCGGGCACTGGCGCGGCGGCCGAAGATTTATCTGTTCGACGAGCCGCTGTCCAACCTCGACGCCAAGCTGCGGGTCGAGATGCGCACCGAAATGAAGCTGATGCACCAGCGCCTGAAGACCACCACTGTCTACGTAACCCACGACCAGATCGAGGCCATGACCCTTGGTGACAAAGTTGCGGTGATGAAGGACGGCATCATCCAGCAGTTCGGTACGCCGAAACAGATCTACAACGACCCGGCCAACCTGTTCGTGGCGAGCTTCATCGGTTCGCCGCCGATGAACTTCATCCCCCTTCGTCTGCAGCGCAAGGACGGTCGTCTGCTGGCGCTACTGGACAGTGGTCAGGCGCGTTGCGAGCTGCCGCTGGGCATGCAGGACGCCGGCCTGGAAGACCGCGAAGTGATCCTCGGCATGCGTCCGGAGCAGATCGTCCTGGCCAGCGCCGAAGCCAATGGCCTGCCGAGCATCCGTGCCGAAGTCCAGGTCACTGAACCGACCGGTCCGGACACCCTGGTGTTCGTCAACTTGAACGACACCAAAGTCTGCTGCCGCCTTGCGCCAGACGTTGCTCCGCAGGTGGGCGAGACCCTGACCCTGCAGTTCGATCCGGCCAAGGTGCTGCTGTTCGATGCCAAGACGGGGGAGCGATTGGGAGTTGCCGGCGTGTCACAAACCGAAACCCGAGCCGCCAACGTCACCCAATTCAAAGGCCGCTGA
- the pgl gene encoding 6-phosphogluconolactonase — protein sequence MAISELQLPQGVSAHAYKSPVLLAEGLALAVAKQLSDAIDTQGSATLVVSGGRSPVAFFQHLAKQKLEWSKVVVSLADERWVPVEHADSNAGLLKRYLLQGPAASAQFLSLYSASANLEQAAEQADRLLAELPRIDVLILGMGDDGHTASLFPNSPNLAQALQADGSRRCWPMLAPTVPHQRLTMSRALLASARYTALSISGQSKLTTLKAALSGDDVAAMPIRAFLQPTLEIYWCP from the coding sequence ATGGCGATATCTGAATTGCAGCTGCCGCAAGGCGTCAGCGCACATGCGTACAAAAGCCCGGTGCTGTTGGCTGAAGGACTGGCCCTGGCCGTTGCCAAACAACTGAGCGACGCGATCGATACCCAGGGCAGTGCGACCCTGGTGGTGTCCGGCGGACGCAGCCCGGTGGCGTTTTTCCAGCATCTGGCCAAGCAGAAGCTGGAGTGGTCGAAGGTGGTGGTCAGCCTGGCTGACGAACGCTGGGTCCCGGTCGAGCACGCCGACAGCAACGCCGGCCTGCTCAAGCGCTACCTGTTGCAGGGGCCTGCGGCCAGTGCGCAGTTCCTCAGCCTGTACAGCGCCAGCGCCAACCTCGAACAGGCCGCTGAACAGGCTGACCGCCTGCTGGCGGAACTGCCGAGGATTGATGTGCTGATTCTCGGCATGGGCGACGACGGCCATACCGCGTCGCTATTCCCCAACAGCCCGAACCTCGCGCAAGCCTTGCAGGCCGATGGCAGCCGCCGTTGCTGGCCGATGCTGGCGCCAACCGTACCGCATCAGCGCCTGACCATGAGTCGCGCGTTGCTGGCTTCGGCACGGTACACCGCATTGTCGATTTCCGGTCAGTCCAAGCTGACCACCCTGAAGGCTGCACTGTCCGGTGACGATGTCGCCGCCATGCCGATTCGTGCATTTCTGCAACCCACGTTAGAGATTTACTGGTGCCCATGA
- a CDS encoding carbohydrate porin, with product MKSKNNARLICQVTAAAALVLAGNAMADDAFSADSKWMTGDWGGERTKLIEQGIDIKMDYVGEVGGNLHGGYNDDKTARYADQFGLGAALDLEKLFGWDNTQAKIQLTNRNGENISNDRIGDPRAGTLSSSQEVYGRGHMVRLTQLWIQHQFLDNTLDVKAGYFGEGEDFNTFPCEFQNLAFCGSQVGNWATNIWYNWPVSQAAIRVKYNITPEFYAQIGAYNQNPSQLEHGNGFKLSGSGTAGTVLPVELVWSPKVNNLPGEYRVGYYKSTADANDVREDDNGQDAATTGDGYRVHNSKHGYWFVAQQQLTSHNGDASRGLNVAANATFHDKDTNVVDNYQSLMFVYKGPFDARPKDDIGIGFARIHVNDDVKKNAELTNDANGVSNYNDPLFAPLRSTEYNYELNYGIHVTNWLTVRPNLQYITHPGGVDEVDNALVAGLKIQSVF from the coding sequence ATGAAATCGAAGAACAACGCCCGTTTGATCTGCCAGGTCACCGCCGCCGCAGCCCTGGTGCTCGCCGGCAATGCGATGGCCGATGACGCCTTCAGCGCCGACTCGAAGTGGATGACCGGCGACTGGGGCGGCGAGCGCACCAAGCTGATCGAGCAAGGCATCGACATCAAGATGGACTATGTCGGTGAAGTCGGTGGCAACCTGCATGGCGGCTACAACGACGACAAGACCGCGCGTTATGCCGACCAGTTCGGCCTGGGCGCGGCGCTGGACCTGGAGAAGCTGTTTGGGTGGGACAACACCCAGGCCAAAATCCAGCTGACCAACCGTAACGGCGAAAACATCTCCAACGACCGTATCGGCGACCCGCGCGCCGGGACCCTCAGTTCGTCTCAGGAAGTCTACGGTCGCGGCCATATGGTCCGCCTGACCCAGTTGTGGATCCAGCATCAGTTCCTCGACAACACCCTGGACGTCAAGGCCGGTTACTTCGGCGAAGGCGAAGACTTCAACACCTTCCCCTGCGAGTTCCAGAACCTGGCGTTCTGCGGCTCCCAGGTGGGTAACTGGGCGACCAACATCTGGTACAACTGGCCGGTCAGCCAGGCGGCCATTCGCGTGAAGTACAACATCACGCCGGAGTTCTATGCGCAGATCGGCGCGTACAACCAGAACCCGTCCCAGCTCGAGCACGGCAACGGCTTCAAACTGAGCGGCAGTGGCACTGCAGGCACGGTGTTGCCGGTGGAGTTGGTCTGGTCGCCGAAGGTCAACAACCTGCCAGGCGAATACCGCGTCGGTTACTACAAGAGCACCGCTGATGCCAACGACGTGCGCGAAGACGACAACGGCCAGGATGCCGCGACCACCGGCGACGGCTACCGCGTACACAACAGCAAGCACGGCTACTGGTTCGTTGCCCAGCAGCAACTCACCAGCCACAACGGCGATGCCTCGCGCGGCTTGAACGTCGCGGCCAACGCGACCTTCCACGACAAGGACACCAACGTCGTGGACAACTACCAGTCGTTGATGTTCGTCTACAAAGGCCCGTTCGATGCGCGTCCAAAGGATGACATTGGCATCGGTTTCGCGCGGATCCACGTCAACGATGATGTGAAGAAAAACGCCGAACTGACCAATGACGCCAACGGTGTCAGCAACTACAACGACCCGTTGTTCGCGCCGCTGCGCAGCACCGAGTACAACTACGAGCTGAACTACGGCATCCACGTCACCAACTGGCTGACCGTGCGCCCCAACCTGCAATACATCACTCATCCAGGTGGTGTGGATGAAGTCGACAACGCGCTGGTCGCTGGTCTGAAAATTCAGTCGGTGTTCTGA
- a CDS encoding D-hexose-6-phosphate mutarotase: MPEHPLQRFFKSMRERPVFAWERYQKRDVLVIDHPLCQAVFSRQGAQLLHFQPAGHKPWLWCAAKWPQVGAIRGGVPVCWPWYGRHPSENAWPSHGWARLLDWKLINSHSDDEGVRLHWQLQLCDWQVDLHAHLGERMDLRLSTEHQDSLPCQLSHALHAYWRIGDVGEVALSGLEGAQGYDQLKRENCQQEGELRVDGGCQRVFQHDGELQLKDHAWDRALYIDTGDTADTVVWHPGSRPLLGVSWNEVSEFVCVEAASGGTDSLCLKPGERAHLSLQARVGG, from the coding sequence ATGCCAGAGCATCCGCTGCAACGTTTCTTCAAATCCATGCGCGAGCGCCCGGTGTTCGCCTGGGAGCGCTATCAGAAGCGCGACGTGCTGGTGATCGACCATCCGCTGTGCCAAGCGGTGTTCAGCCGCCAGGGCGCGCAGCTGCTGCATTTTCAGCCGGCGGGGCACAAGCCTTGGCTGTGGTGCGCGGCCAAGTGGCCGCAGGTTGGCGCCATTCGCGGTGGCGTGCCGGTGTGCTGGCCGTGGTACGGCCGTCACCCCAGCGAAAATGCCTGGCCGTCCCATGGCTGGGCGCGGCTGCTCGACTGGAAACTGATCAACAGCCATAGCGACGATGAGGGTGTGCGCCTGCACTGGCAGTTGCAGCTGTGCGACTGGCAGGTGGACCTGCATGCCCATCTGGGCGAGCGCATGGACCTGCGCCTGAGCACCGAGCACCAGGACAGCCTGCCGTGCCAGTTGAGCCATGCTTTGCACGCTTACTGGCGTATTGGTGATGTCGGTGAGGTAGCGCTGTCTGGGCTCGAAGGCGCTCAGGGTTACGACCAGCTCAAGCGCGAAAATTGCCAGCAAGAGGGCGAGTTGCGCGTTGATGGCGGTTGCCAGCGGGTGTTCCAGCATGACGGCGAATTACAGCTCAAGGACCATGCCTGGGATCGGGCGTTGTACATCGATACCGGCGATACGGCTGACACAGTGGTCTGGCATCCCGGCTCACGGCCGCTGCTGGGGGTGAGCTGGAATGAGGTGTCGGAATTCGTCTGTGTCGAAGCGGCGAGTGGCGGCACCGACAGTCTGTGCCTGAAGCCTGGAGAGCGGGCGCATTTGAGTTTGCAGGCGCGGGTGGGGGGGTAG
- a CDS encoding D-mannose isomerase, with protein MNPVPAHHQWLADEGLRLLTFAKASRLPAGFGSLDQKGRLPADATAQTMNTARMTHSFALAHIQGLPGFAHLVDHGIDALMGPLRDADFGGWFASPDAGDSDKAAYLHAFVALAASSAVVARRPGAQALLSEAIDIIDRYFWSEEEGALRESFNRDWSVEEAYRGANSNMHATEAFLALADVTGDSRWLERALRIVERVIHQHGAANEHLVIEHFDRHWRPLRDYNQANPADGFRPFGTTPGHGFEWARLLLHLEAARVRAGLVTPDWLLSDARQLFANNCRYAWQVDGAPGLVYTLDWQQRPLVRQRLHWVHCEASAAASALLQRTGEGEYATWYRRLWDYSERHLIDRVDGSWHHELDVQNRPSSQIWGGKPDLYHAWQAVLIPRLPLAPSLATALAQGSDSRVV; from the coding sequence ATGAATCCCGTTCCCGCCCATCACCAATGGCTGGCCGATGAGGGCCTGCGCCTGCTGACGTTTGCCAAGGCCTCACGCCTGCCCGCAGGCTTTGGCAGCCTCGATCAGAAGGGCCGGCTCCCTGCCGATGCCACGGCCCAGACCATGAACACCGCACGCATGACCCACAGCTTCGCCCTGGCCCACATCCAGGGTTTGCCGGGATTTGCCCATCTGGTGGATCACGGTATCGACGCGCTCATGGGGCCGCTGCGCGACGCCGATTTCGGTGGCTGGTTCGCCTCGCCCGACGCGGGTGACAGCGACAAGGCCGCCTACTTGCACGCCTTTGTCGCGCTGGCGGCGAGTTCTGCGGTCGTCGCCCGGCGGCCAGGCGCTCAGGCCTTGCTCAGCGAGGCAATTGACATCATCGACAGGTATTTCTGGAGCGAGGAGGAGGGCGCGTTGCGCGAGTCCTTCAACCGCGACTGGAGCGTCGAAGAAGCCTATCGCGGTGCCAACAGCAACATGCACGCCACCGAAGCCTTCCTCGCCTTGGCCGACGTCACTGGCGACAGTCGTTGGCTTGAGCGTGCGCTGCGGATTGTCGAGCGAGTGATTCACCAGCATGGCGCGGCCAATGAGCACCTGGTTATCGAACATTTCGATCGGCACTGGCGACCGCTGCGTGACTACAACCAGGCCAACCCGGCCGACGGTTTTCGCCCGTTCGGCACGACGCCGGGTCATGGTTTCGAGTGGGCGCGGCTGTTGTTGCACCTGGAAGCCGCGCGGGTTCGGGCCGGGCTGGTCACCCCCGACTGGCTACTCAGCGATGCCCGACAGCTATTTGCCAATAACTGCCGGTACGCCTGGCAAGTCGATGGCGCGCCGGGCCTGGTCTACACCCTCGACTGGCAGCAGCGTCCACTGGTGCGCCAGCGCCTGCATTGGGTGCACTGCGAGGCCAGTGCCGCGGCCAGCGCCTTGCTGCAGCGCACCGGGGAAGGCGAATACGCCACCTGGTATCGGCGTTTATGGGACTACAGCGAGCGTCACCTGATCGACCGCGTCGACGGCAGCTGGCACCACGAACTCGATGTGCAGAACCGCCCGAGCAGCCAGATCTGGGGCGGCAAGCCAGACCTGTATCACGCCTGGCAGGCCGTGCTGATCCCACGTTTGCCGTTGGCACCGAGCCTCGCCACGGCATTGGCCCAAGGCTCTGACTCAAGGGTTGTGTAA
- a CDS encoding carbohydrate ABC transporter permease: MSNSLAKPTLNFSRIAIYATLLLAAAVYLVPLVVMLLTSFKSPEDIRTGNLLSWPTVIDGIGWIKAWDVVGGYFWNSVKITVPAVLISTLIGAMNGYVLSMWRFRGSQLFFGLLLFGCFLPFQTVLLPASFTIGKLGLANTTTGLVLVHIVYGLAFTTLFFRNYYVSIPDALVKAARLDGAGFFTIFGKILLPMSIPIVMVCLIWQFTQIWNDFLFGVVFASGDAQPITVALNNLVNTSTGAKEYNVDMAAAMIAGLPTLLVYIFAGKYFLRGLTAGAVKG; the protein is encoded by the coding sequence ATGAGTAACTCGCTGGCAAAACCAACCCTGAACTTCAGTCGCATTGCCATCTATGCCACGTTGCTGCTGGCGGCGGCGGTGTATCTGGTGCCGCTGGTGGTGATGCTTCTGACCAGCTTCAAGTCGCCGGAAGATATCCGTACCGGCAACCTCCTGAGTTGGCCCACCGTGATCGACGGCATCGGCTGGATCAAGGCATGGGACGTGGTCGGCGGCTACTTCTGGAACTCGGTGAAAATCACCGTGCCAGCGGTGCTGATCTCGACCCTGATCGGCGCCATGAACGGTTACGTACTGTCGATGTGGCGCTTCCGTGGTTCGCAGCTGTTTTTCGGCCTGCTGTTGTTCGGCTGTTTCCTGCCGTTCCAGACCGTGCTGCTGCCAGCCTCGTTCACCATCGGCAAACTCGGCCTGGCCAACACCACCACCGGGCTGGTGCTGGTGCACATCGTCTACGGTCTGGCGTTCACCACGCTGTTCTTCCGCAACTACTACGTGAGCATCCCCGATGCCCTGGTCAAGGCGGCACGCCTGGACGGCGCGGGCTTCTTCACCATCTTCGGCAAGATCCTGCTGCCGATGTCGATTCCGATCGTGATGGTCTGCCTGATCTGGCAATTCACCCAGATCTGGAACGACTTCCTGTTTGGCGTGGTGTTCGCCAGTGGCGATGCGCAACCGATCACCGTGGCCCTGAACAACCTGGTCAACACCAGCACCGGGGCCAAGGAATACAACGTTGATATGGCCGCCGCGATGATCGCCGGGCTGCCGACACTGCTGGTCTACATATTCGCTGGCAAGTATTTCCTGCGTGGGCTCACGGCCGGCGCGGTCAAGGGGTGA